One genomic segment of Sphingobacteriales bacterium includes these proteins:
- the rnr gene encoding ribonuclease R, with the protein MTKKTQSNTPTKVVPLDKKILKLFNDPTAQLTYKHIHHQLGRKLYNQDEIIITTNLLFEKGLINKSKNKFTSLKALEPSIVTTNKIEEQSDFSGTENYSSDRRQYPDKNAKNDRGKNRHKNKNQHNYQDNPPAAQPSSKFVEGVIDMVSSGGAYLIVEGLQTDPYIAGARLNRALNGDRVRARVFTNQRRSRGGRTRLEAEVINVIERFKTQFSGIIKITNHRAILLADKANAIDLVIPLDAIGKAKDGDKVAVTLIDWPKEQKNPIGRVTKVLGKPGFNEAEMLAILTDSGFPLQFPPAVIAQATKLQTKIPEAEIARRRDMRKTPTFTIDPLNAKDFDDALSLQVLNNGHYEVGIHIADVTHYVAPQGALDREAFKRATSVYLVDRVLPMFPEKLSNEVCSLRPNEDKLCFSAIFEMNNEGHIINEWFGRTIIHSQRRFTYEEAQEVIDTQKGDMAKEIAILQQLALQLRAQRAAQGSINFNTTEVQFVLDEAGKPIDVKAKIMLDSNRLIEDFMLLANRRVARFINHTTISGKKIPSPNRIHDAPDIDKLTDFRRLAASLGYKLHFDSPKQIAHSLNSLLQQIQGKPEQPMLESLAIRSMAKAAYSTKNIGHYGLAFEDYTHFTSPIRRYPDVMIHRILSELLDNDKPNINFDEKAVEKQCLHCSQMERNALVAERTSIKHKQVEYMSERIGQNFEGVISGVVRFGLFVEMSDNKCEGLVSTDMLYDDVYVYDEANYAYIGRMNKKVYRLGDKVWVKVIRTDLPTRTIDLAIIDKPKANVTESATTNHVKSKTTDLGSLQVAAPKKKTTKTTTTKTRKKPRQNK; encoded by the coding sequence TTGACAAAAAAAACACAATCAAACACACCCACCAAAGTCGTACCACTCGATAAAAAAATATTGAAACTGTTTAACGACCCAACAGCACAACTAACTTATAAGCATATTCATCATCAATTGGGGCGTAAACTATATAACCAAGACGAAATTATTATTACCACCAACCTATTGTTCGAAAAAGGCTTAATTAACAAATCAAAAAACAAATTTACCAGCCTTAAAGCCCTCGAACCCTCGATAGTTACCACTAATAAAATTGAAGAACAAAGCGATTTTTCCGGAACTGAAAACTATTCATCTGACCGCAGGCAATATCCGGATAAAAATGCCAAGAATGACCGAGGTAAAAATCGGCATAAAAATAAAAATCAACACAATTACCAAGACAATCCACCCGCAGCACAGCCCTCTTCAAAATTTGTCGAAGGTGTAATAGATATGGTTAGCAGCGGAGGCGCGTATTTAATTGTTGAGGGTTTACAAACCGACCCCTATATTGCCGGTGCAAGGCTTAACCGGGCACTTAACGGCGACCGAGTGCGGGCAAGAGTTTTTACCAACCAGCGCCGCAGTCGAGGCGGAAGAACAAGATTAGAAGCCGAAGTTATAAACGTAATAGAGCGTTTCAAAACGCAGTTTTCGGGGATTATTAAAATAACAAACCACCGCGCCATTTTATTAGCCGACAAAGCTAATGCTATTGATTTGGTTATACCCTTAGATGCCATTGGCAAGGCTAAAGATGGCGACAAAGTGGCTGTTACCTTAATAGATTGGCCTAAAGAACAGAAAAACCCCATTGGTCGGGTAACAAAAGTATTGGGTAAACCCGGATTTAATGAAGCCGAAATGCTAGCTATTTTGACCGATTCGGGCTTTCCGCTGCAATTTCCACCGGCAGTAATTGCACAAGCCACCAAATTGCAAACCAAAATTCCGGAAGCCGAAATTGCCCGCCGCCGCGATATGCGCAAAACGCCAACTTTTACCATTGACCCCCTTAATGCTAAAGATTTTGACGATGCCCTCAGCTTGCAGGTTTTAAATAACGGTCACTACGAAGTAGGCATACATATAGCTGATGTTACCCACTACGTTGCCCCGCAAGGCGCGCTTGACCGCGAGGCTTTTAAACGCGCAACATCGGTGTATTTAGTAGATAGGGTTTTGCCTATGTTTCCCGAAAAATTGTCGAATGAAGTTTGCTCGTTGCGGCCTAATGAAGACAAGCTGTGTTTCTCGGCTATCTTTGAAATGAATAACGAGGGGCATATTATTAACGAGTGGTTTGGCCGGACTATTATACACTCGCAACGCAGGTTTACTTACGAAGAAGCCCAAGAAGTTATTGACACCCAAAAAGGCGATATGGCTAAGGAGATAGCCATTTTACAGCAATTAGCCCTTCAACTGCGAGCGCAACGCGCTGCCCAAGGCAGTATTAACTTCAATACAACCGAAGTACAGTTTGTTTTAGACGAAGCCGGCAAACCTATAGACGTAAAAGCAAAGATTATGCTTGACAGTAATCGTTTAATTGAGGATTTTATGCTGCTGGCCAACAGACGAGTAGCCCGTTTTATAAACCACACTACAATATCCGGAAAAAAAATACCTTCGCCAAATCGCATTCACGATGCTCCGGATATTGATAAATTAACAGACTTCAGACGACTTGCCGCTTCTTTAGGGTATAAACTGCATTTCGACTCGCCAAAACAAATTGCCCACTCGCTCAATAGTTTGTTGCAACAAATACAAGGCAAACCCGAACAACCCATGCTCGAGAGCTTGGCTATTAGGTCAATGGCAAAAGCGGCTTATAGCACCAAAAATATAGGGCATTACGGTTTAGCGTTTGAAGATTATACCCACTTTACCTCGCCCATACGCCGCTACCCCGATGTAATGATTCACCGTATTTTAAGCGAATTATTAGATAACGACAAACCTAATATAAATTTTGACGAAAAAGCCGTTGAAAAACAATGTTTGCACTGCTCGCAAATGGAACGCAATGCCTTGGTTGCCGAACGCACCAGCATAAAACACAAACAAGTTGAATACATGAGCGAACGCATAGGGCAAAATTTTGAGGGTGTAATTTCGGGGGTAGTGCGTTTTGGCTTGTTTGTTGAAATGAGCGACAATAAATGCGAAGGCTTAGTATCAACTGATATGCTTTACGACGATGTTTATGTTTATGACGAAGCCAACTATGCTTATATAGGCCGGATGAATAAAAAAGTGTACCGACTGGGCGATAAAGTATGGGTAAAAGTAATTAGAACCGACTTGCCCACACGTACCATTGATTTAGCTATTATAGATAAACCCAAAGCTAATGTAACTGAGTCGGCAACAACAAACCATGTCAAAAGCAAAACCACTGATTTAGGTAGTTTGCAGGTTGCCGCCCCTAAAAAAAAGACAACAAAAACCACCACTACCAAAACACGTAAAAAACCAAGGCAAAATAAATAG
- the mfd gene encoding transcription-repair coupling factor produces MDLQALLTLYRRDARTMQIAQIATSVEANTRIYLNGLVGSQSALVAVATWLEARQTHLFVLENKETAAYFQNDLTQLLEQHKDALFFPDSFKKPGFFEEVNRSNVLLRTETISRLVHSYTTGELIVTYPEALFEKVVNTKALDQNTLHIEVNLTLDTGFMTEFLSGYGFEYQDFVAEPGQFSIRGGIIDVFSYGNDLPYRIELFGNEVESIRVFDPLTQLSVKKIAKVTIIPNIQTQFNTSDKVSLFQILPPNTIVWIKSIESLLHTADSCQQRLPQTLEKLPPKTSQYADEHHPLYQPEPLEAFNKPNDLLSHIMDFSIIEFGTQPYFTNTKNNVSNTTSTIIDYPATPQPSFNKNFELLIANLKANHKKNIVNVLFAGTPRQVNRFNAIFDDLKTKVPYYPLVQALTEGFTDQLLGVACYTDHQIFNRYYKYQIKQGYSKDKAMSVRMLRDLQPRDYVTHIDHGIGIYAGLVKLEINGQTQEVIKIFYKDNDVLYVNINSLHKVSKYIGKEGQQPKINRIGSDAWATLKRKAKTQIKDIAADLIKLYAARKATKGFAFNPDTYLQTELEASFIYEDTPDQIKATAEVKADMENQVPMDRLVCGDVGFGKTEIAIRAAAKAIADSKQVAVLAPTTILTSQHYQTFADRLKDFPCKVGLLNRFRTAKERTETLKQTAEGKIDILIGTHALLSETVKFKDLGLLIIDEEQKFGVAAKEKLRNRKVNVDTLTLTATPIPRTLQFSLMAARDLTVIATPPPNRQPVQTELTNFDDDRIRDAINYEVGRAGQVFFVHNRVKDLPSLAETIKRLCPDIDVGIAHGQMEGKDLENHMMKFIKGGYDVLVSTNIVEAGLDVPNANTIFISNAHQFGLSDLHQLRGRVGRSNRKAFCYLMTPGFYGLPDDARRRLKAIEQFSELGSGFDIAMRDLDIRGAGNLLGAEQSGFIADIGFDMYQKILAEAISELKETDFIDLFQKETIAKRDFVRDCQIDTDIEMLIPDEYISNINERLLLYTELDNIKDENSLQKFADSLRDRFGPIAKPVVELFEGVRLRWLAKKLGFERISLKLHKLRCYFVENQQSAYYASEVFGGLLNYAQQSAGKVHFKETNKHFMVVIDEVRTMKQAHEFLQDMDKFVLQNTNTEI; encoded by the coding sequence ATGGATTTACAAGCCCTGCTCACCCTATACCGCCGCGATGCCCGCACTATGCAAATTGCCCAAATTGCTACGAGTGTTGAGGCCAATACCCGCATTTATTTAAACGGATTAGTAGGTTCGCAAAGTGCGTTAGTGGCCGTGGCCACCTGGCTTGAAGCACGGCAAACGCATTTATTTGTTTTAGAAAATAAAGAAACAGCGGCTTATTTTCAAAACGACCTCACGCAGTTATTAGAGCAACATAAAGATGCCCTTTTTTTTCCGGATTCCTTTAAAAAACCCGGATTTTTTGAAGAAGTCAACAGAAGTAATGTTTTGCTGCGAACCGAAACCATAAGCCGCTTGGTACATAGCTATACAACAGGCGAGTTAATAGTTACCTACCCCGAAGCTTTGTTTGAAAAAGTAGTAAATACAAAAGCATTAGACCAAAACACCCTTCATATTGAGGTTAATTTAACCTTAGATACCGGTTTTATGACCGAATTTTTATCCGGATATGGTTTTGAATATCAAGATTTTGTGGCCGAACCAGGGCAGTTCTCTATTCGCGGGGGTATTATTGACGTTTTTTCTTACGGCAACGACCTGCCTTACCGGATTGAGTTGTTCGGCAACGAGGTCGAAAGTATCCGGGTATTTGACCCACTTACCCAGCTATCTGTTAAAAAAATTGCCAAAGTAACAATCATTCCTAATATTCAAACGCAATTTAATACCTCCGATAAAGTTTCTTTGTTTCAAATACTACCTCCAAATACCATTGTATGGATAAAAAGTATTGAAAGCTTACTACATACAGCCGACAGCTGCCAGCAACGCCTGCCGCAAACCCTCGAAAAACTTCCTCCTAAAACCTCGCAGTATGCCGACGAACACCACCCATTATACCAACCTGAGCCATTAGAGGCGTTTAACAAACCAAACGATTTGCTGAGTCATATAATGGATTTTTCTATCATTGAGTTTGGCACGCAACCCTATTTTACTAATACTAAAAATAACGTTAGCAATACTACCAGCACCATTATTGATTATCCGGCAACACCACAGCCCTCCTTCAATAAAAACTTTGAGTTGCTTATTGCAAATCTCAAAGCAAATCATAAAAAGAATATCGTAAATGTATTATTTGCCGGCACCCCAAGGCAAGTAAATCGATTTAACGCTATTTTTGACGACCTAAAAACAAAAGTGCCCTATTATCCTTTAGTACAAGCCCTTACCGAAGGTTTTACCGACCAATTGCTGGGTGTAGCTTGTTATACCGACCATCAAATATTTAACCGTTATTATAAATACCAAATTAAACAAGGATACTCAAAAGACAAGGCCATGAGTGTCCGGATGCTGCGCGACTTGCAACCCCGCGACTATGTTACCCATATTGACCACGGTATCGGCATTTATGCGGGCTTGGTTAAACTCGAAATTAATGGGCAAACACAAGAAGTTATTAAAATATTTTATAAAGACAACGATGTATTGTATGTAAATATTAACTCGCTGCATAAAGTATCAAAATACATAGGTAAAGAGGGGCAACAACCTAAAATTAATAGAATTGGCTCTGATGCTTGGGCAACCCTTAAGCGCAAAGCAAAAACGCAAATTAAAGATATTGCCGCCGACCTTATTAAATTATATGCCGCTCGAAAAGCAACCAAGGGATTTGCTTTTAACCCCGATACTTATTTGCAAACCGAGTTAGAGGCATCATTTATTTACGAAGATACGCCCGACCAAATAAAAGCTACCGCCGAAGTAAAAGCCGATATGGAAAACCAAGTACCTATGGACAGATTAGTTTGTGGCGATGTAGGCTTTGGTAAAACTGAAATTGCCATCCGTGCGGCTGCAAAAGCCATTGCCGATAGTAAACAAGTGGCCGTATTAGCACCAACTACCATATTAACCTCGCAACATTACCAAACTTTTGCCGACCGTTTAAAAGATTTTCCCTGTAAAGTAGGCCTGCTAAATCGGTTTAGAACAGCCAAAGAGCGTACCGAAACCCTAAAACAAACCGCCGAAGGCAAAATTGATATTTTAATAGGTACCCATGCGCTGCTAAGTGAAACGGTTAAATTTAAAGACCTCGGCTTGCTTATTATTGACGAAGAACAAAAGTTTGGTGTGGCTGCCAAAGAAAAACTGCGGAACCGGAAAGTAAATGTTGACACCCTTACCCTTACAGCAACTCCAATACCGCGTACCCTTCAGTTTTCGTTAATGGCAGCACGCGACCTAACTGTTATTGCCACCCCACCCCCAAACAGGCAGCCAGTACAAACCGAACTTACTAATTTTGATGATGACAGAATACGCGATGCCATAAATTACGAGGTAGGTCGCGCCGGACAAGTTTTTTTTGTACATAACCGCGTCAAAGATTTGCCCTCGTTGGCCGAAACTATTAAACGGCTATGCCCCGATATTGATGTAGGAATAGCACACGGCCAAATGGAAGGTAAAGACCTTGAAAACCACATGATGAAATTTATTAAAGGCGGGTACGATGTGTTGGTTTCTACCAATATTGTTGAAGCCGGATTAGACGTGCCCAATGCCAATACCATATTTATTAGCAATGCACACCAATTTGGCCTCAGCGACTTACACCAACTGCGCGGGCGCGTGGGGCGCAGCAACCGAAAAGCATTTTGTTATTTGATGACACCAGGGTTTTATGGCTTGCCCGATGATGCTCGCCGCCGTCTTAAAGCTATTGAACAGTTTAGTGAATTGGGCAGCGGTTTCGATATTGCCATGCGCGACCTCGATATACGTGGAGCAGGTAATTTGCTGGGTGCCGAGCAAAGCGGATTTATTGCCGATATTGGCTTTGACATGTATCAAAAAATATTAGCCGAAGCAATTTCCGAACTTAAAGAAACCGATTTTATAGACCTCTTTCAAAAGGAAACGATTGCCAAACGCGATTTTGTACGCGATTGCCAAATTGATACCGATATAGAAATGTTAATTCCGGATGAATATATTAGTAATATTAACGAACGACTATTGCTTTATACCGAGCTCGACAATATCAAAGATGAAAACTCGCTGCAAAAATTTGCCGACTCGCTGCGCGACCGTTTTGGCCCCATTGCAAAGCCTGTTGTTGAGTTGTTTGAAGGGGTACGCCTAAGATGGCTGGCAAAAAAATTAGGATTCGAACGTATTTCATTAAAATTGCACAAATTAAGATGCTATTTTGTAGAAAATCAACAGTCGGCCTACTACGCATCGGAGGTTTTTGGCGGTTTACTAAACTATGCACAGCAAAGCGCCGGAAAAGTTCATTTTAAAGAAACCAATAAACATTTTATGGTGGTAATTGACGAGGTGCGAACCATGAAACAAGCACATGAGTTTTTGCAAGACATGGATAAATTTGTGCTCCAAAATACCAATACTGAAATATAA
- a CDS encoding PorP/SprF family type IX secretion system membrane protein: MRTIFTRLAAVAILLLAMELSHAQDIHFSQFYASPLTLNPAMTGNIAGGYRAAVNYRNQWSSIPAPYSTIAGSFDISVLQCQLGIDHVGLGLAFYNDRAGDGNLNELTGLFSVAYHKGFDPEKRYVLALGGQAGFTQKSVDFNKLIFGNQINDEFQADPTLPNGEPIANTSFSYLDFRGGGLFTAAVNDQVNFYLGGAYNHFTKPTEQFLDNNGTVPVNKLDPRLVVHGGGSFFLNEQFSISPSILFMQQTGSQEINAGAALGYHFGGDRYSGPGAGVYLGGWYRVQDAVILVVGADYQNFRLGLSYDINVSDLKVASSSQGGFELALNYVGRLPECQKKMKLYCPRF; encoded by the coding sequence ATGCGCACCATTTTTACACGTTTAGCTGCTGTTGCTATACTATTGCTGGCTATGGAACTTAGTCATGCGCAAGACATTCACTTTTCGCAATTTTACGCTTCGCCACTAACCTTAAATCCGGCCATGACGGGCAATATAGCAGGTGGTTACCGGGCTGCTGTGAACTACCGCAACCAATGGTCATCTATTCCTGCACCTTACTCTACTATTGCTGGTTCGTTTGACATATCTGTATTGCAATGCCAATTAGGTATTGACCACGTGGGTTTGGGTTTGGCCTTTTATAACGACCGCGCTGGTGATGGCAACCTTAACGAACTAACTGGCCTTTTCTCGGTAGCTTACCACAAAGGTTTTGACCCCGAAAAACGCTACGTTTTAGCTTTAGGTGGGCAAGCTGGTTTTACACAAAAAAGCGTTGACTTTAACAAATTGATTTTTGGCAACCAAATTAACGACGAATTTCAAGCCGACCCTACTTTGCCTAATGGCGAGCCTATAGCAAACACCAGTTTTAGCTATTTAGACTTTAGAGGTGGTGGCTTGTTTACTGCTGCTGTTAACGACCAGGTTAATTTTTACCTAGGCGGTGCCTATAACCACTTTACAAAACCTACCGAACAATTTTTAGATAATAACGGTACTGTACCTGTTAATAAACTTGACCCACGCTTGGTTGTGCATGGTGGCGGCTCGTTCTTTTTAAACGAACAGTTTAGCATTTCGCCCAGCATATTATTTATGCAACAAACCGGAAGCCAAGAAATTAACGCCGGCGCTGCCTTGGGCTACCATTTTGGCGGCGACCGCTACTCGGGACCTGGCGCAGGTGTATATTTGGGCGGCTGGTACCGCGTTCAGGATGCCGTTATCTTAGTTGTAGGTGCTGACTACCAAAATTTCCGTCTTGGCCTATCCTACGATATTAACGTTTCTGACCTTAAAGTAGCATCATCAAGTCAGGGTGGTTTTGAGTTAGCATTAAATTATGTTGGACGTTTGCCCGAATGTCAAAAGAAAATGAAACTATACTGTCCTCGTTTCTAA
- a CDS encoding acyl-CoA thioesterase, with the protein MASLTDFKAIVRYEIAWGEMDALGHVNNAVYFRYFETARMKYFTDAALFKVLTANNPNIGPILAHTSCKFIQPLIYPDTINVGVRIMNLGHTSFTMQHIIISDKLGLVATGEAVVVIYDYMLKEKVQLTPSFIDALETFEGRLLR; encoded by the coding sequence ATGGCAAGTTTAACAGATTTTAAAGCCATTGTCCGCTACGAAATTGCCTGGGGCGAAATGGATGCCTTAGGACATGTAAACAATGCAGTTTATTTTAGATATTTTGAAACTGCCCGGATGAAATATTTTACAGATGCGGCTTTATTTAAGGTTCTAACAGCCAACAACCCAAATATAGGCCCCATTTTAGCACATACATCGTGCAAATTTATTCAACCTTTAATCTATCCGGATACCATAAATGTAGGTGTACGGATAATGAATTTAGGCCATACCAGTTTTACAATGCAGCATATTATTATTTCCGATAAGTTGGGATTAGTAGCAACCGGCGAGGCTGTAGTGGTGATTTATGATTATATGTTAAAGGAAAAAGTACAACTAACACCATCTTTTATAGATGCCCTCGAAACATTTGAAGGCCGATTGCTGCGTTAA
- a CDS encoding DUF1508 domain-containing protein has translation MDNLLPINDNYLPCSAYLGNTIDQNGFYRFEHEGQWYFSFIENDAVVLRSEGYTTEAGRENGINSVIKNLPLEERYATIQLADRTWVLSLKAGNHQEIAQSCPVASEEAAKAFLPSERAKAAEQRRLAALATANNQNNNEDTDRLDDDYMVCSVYESFINEKHPEYDDFISFYEEDTQKYYFAWINPDTKTIILRSEGYPTTAARNNGLESVRKNREIRERFKIEEKRNLYYLVLKAGNHQEIGRSCPQKTEAAAWALLDKPEAKPDRLDDDYMVCSVYESFINEKHPEYDDFISFYEEDTQKYYFAWINPDTKTIILRSEGYPTTAARNNGLESVRKNREIRERFKIEEKRNLYYLVLKAGNHQEIGRSCPHKTEAAAWALLDKPEAKPDRLDDDYMVCSVYESFINEKHPEYDDFISFYEEDTQKYYFAWINPDTKTIILRSEGYPTTAARNNGLESVRKNREIRERFKIEEKRNLYYLVLKAGNHQEIGRSCPHKTEAIAWAILPLLPIIPDILPEPEPIEAIILPVVIPEPEPIAEIIPPVVIPEPEPEPVAIAAPPVIPVIPKKKDVEDDYLPCSEYKNKPISDKRNNAALFKHKNGQYYFAIYNKEGSVRLRSEGFKTAKDRDRELSGVLRYMNDKTMYTTIEENGHTIKVLKDKTGREVARTCPEMVAAAILPVVVAPAITPPPPVITPVAPVVPPPAAPFAPIATGETATAAATATASGFNWKWLLLLLPLLLGLFFLWRSCQGDKTAAVATKPTNTTTATTTTPPPPATTATSTNIAAADTANQKSAETASNAAAAASTNDTKQAETPAAVTPNCDLHWILFDYDKFDIKTDAKQELQKMAAILKKNPTYIAELRAFTDARGSDDYNKNLSKNRAKAAKNVLLEAGVKTGNIKTSSFSKDKPIAENTDDDSGRKFNRRVELYIKDAKGKDVCQSIVPDIPNNLKK, from the coding sequence ATGGATAATTTGCTACCTATTAATGACAATTATTTGCCCTGTTCTGCTTACCTTGGTAATACCATAGACCAAAATGGTTTTTACCGTTTTGAACACGAAGGGCAATGGTATTTTTCCTTTATTGAAAACGATGCCGTTGTGCTGCGCAGCGAGGGTTATACCACCGAAGCAGGCCGCGAAAATGGTATTAATTCGGTTATTAAAAACCTGCCTTTAGAAGAACGCTACGCTACCATCCAACTTGCTGATCGAACGTGGGTTTTGTCGTTAAAGGCCGGAAACCACCAGGAAATTGCCCAATCATGCCCCGTAGCCTCCGAAGAGGCCGCAAAAGCATTTTTGCCTTCCGAACGTGCCAAAGCTGCCGAACAGCGTAGATTAGCCGCCTTAGCAACTGCTAATAACCAAAATAATAATGAGGATACCGACCGTTTAGATGATGATTACATGGTTTGCAGTGTTTACGAATCATTTATAAACGAAAAACATCCGGAATATGACGATTTTATTAGTTTCTACGAAGAAGATACCCAAAAATACTATTTTGCTTGGATAAATCCGGATACTAAAACGATAATATTGCGCAGCGAGGGCTACCCAACCACTGCCGCTCGCAATAACGGACTTGAATCGGTTCGGAAAAACCGCGAAATACGCGAACGCTTTAAAATTGAAGAAAAACGCAACCTATATTATTTGGTACTGAAAGCCGGAAACCACCAAGAAATTGGCCGCTCGTGCCCTCAAAAAACAGAAGCTGCCGCATGGGCACTGTTAGACAAACCCGAAGCAAAACCCGACCGTTTAGATGATGATTACATGGTTTGCAGTGTTTACGAATCATTTATAAACGAAAAACATCCGGAATATGACGATTTTATTAGTTTCTACGAAGAAGATACCCAAAAATACTATTTTGCTTGGATAAATCCGGATACTAAAACAATTATTCTACGCAGCGAAGGCTACCCAACCACTGCCGCTCGCAATAACGGACTTGAGTCGGTGCGGAAAAATCGCGAAATACGAGAACGCTTTAAAATTGAAGAAAAACGCAACCTATATTATTTGGTATTAAAAGCCGGAAACCACCAAGAAATTGGCCGCTCGTGCCCTCATAAAACAGAAGCTGCCGCGTGGGCACTGTTAGACAAACCCGAAGCAAAACCCGACCGTTTAGATGATGATTACATGGTTTGCAGTGTTTACGAATCATTTATAAACGAAAAACATCCGGAATATGACGATTTTATTAGTTTCTACGAAGAAGATACCCAAAAATACTATTTTGCTTGGATAAATCCGGATACTAAAACAATTATTCTGCGCAGCGAAGGCTACCCAACCACTGCCGCCCGCAATAACGGACTTGAGTCGGTGCGGAAAAATCGCGAAATACGAGAACGCTTTAAAATTGAAGAAAAACGCAACCTATATTATTTGGTATTAAAAGCCGGAAACCACCAAGAAATTGGCCGCTCGTGCCCTCATAAAACAGAAGCGATAGCTTGGGCAATTTTGCCTTTATTACCCATTATTCCGGATATTTTACCTGAACCTGAACCTATTGAGGCAATAATTCTTCCGGTTGTAATCCCCGAACCCGAACCTATAGCTGAAATAATTCCTCCGGTTGTAATTCCTGAACCCGAACCTGAGCCTGTTGCAATCGCTGCACCTCCGGTAATACCTGTCATACCCAAAAAGAAAGATGTTGAAGACGACTATTTGCCGTGCAGCGAGTATAAAAATAAACCTATTAGCGACAAACGCAATAATGCTGCCTTGTTTAAACACAAAAACGGTCAATATTATTTTGCCATATATAACAAAGAAGGGAGCGTAAGGCTGCGAAGCGAAGGTTTTAAAACTGCCAAAGACCGCGACCGCGAACTTAGTGGTGTACTGCGTTATATGAACGATAAAACAATGTACACAACAATAGAAGAAAATGGCCACACTATTAAAGTTTTAAAAGATAAAACAGGCCGCGAAGTTGCGCGCACCTGTCCGGAGATGGTAGCTGCCGCAATACTGCCGGTTGTAGTAGCCCCGGCAATAACGCCGCCGCCACCCGTCATAACTCCCGTTGCTCCTGTGGTGCCACCTCCAGCCGCTCCGTTTGCACCCATTGCCACCGGAGAAACGGCTACTGCTGCAGCCACCGCCACCGCAAGTGGGTTTAACTGGAAATGGTTACTTTTATTATTGCCATTGTTGTTGGGTTTATTCTTTTTATGGCGCTCGTGCCAAGGCGATAAAACCGCAGCCGTAGCAACAAAACCTACTAATACAACAACAGCAACAACAACCACGCCACCACCACCTGCCACTACTGCCACGAGCACCAATATTGCGGCAGCCGATACTGCTAACCAAAAGTCTGCCGAAACCGCAAGCAATGCCGCCGCTGCGGCAAGCACCAACGATACAAAACAGGCCGAAACACCGGCAGCCGTTACCCCAAATTGCGATTTACATTGGATTTTATTTGATTATGACAAATTCGATATTAAAACAGATGCCAAGCAAGAATTGCAAAAAATGGCAGCTATTTTAAAGAAAAATCCAACTTATATAGCCGAGTTGCGCGCCTTTACAGACGCACGCGGCTCGGATGACTACAACAAAAACCTTTCGAAAAACCGGGCAAAGGCGGCTAAAAATGTTTTGCTTGAGGCAGGTGTTAAAACTGGTAATATTAAAACCAGTTCGTTTAGCAAAGATAAACCAATTGCCGAAAATACCGATGACGACTCGGGACGTAAATTTAACCGCCGGGTTGAACTATACATCAAAGATGCAAAAGGTAAGGATGTTTGCCAATCGATAGTCCCAGATATTCCTAATAATTTAAAAAAATAA
- a CDS encoding DUF2853 family protein has product MSKFDEKMAIYKAAVKELGLKISDDLLTKVAKGLGPSIYLGDASLVSGTDAEELTRIKNNFLIKKLGLTDSPDLDKGIKEAVAAMGAGNRQKHRAIVYALLVQKFKKESVYA; this is encoded by the coding sequence ATGAGTAAATTCGATGAAAAAATGGCTATTTATAAAGCTGCTGTTAAGGAGCTTGGCCTAAAAATTAGCGATGATTTATTAACCAAAGTTGCCAAAGGTCTTGGCCCATCTATATACCTTGGCGATGCTTCATTAGTATCGGGTACAGATGCCGAAGAACTTACCCGCATTAAAAACAATTTTTTAATTAAAAAATTGGGTTTAACCGATAGCCCCGACCTCGATAAAGGCATTAAAGAAGCTGTGGCAGCTATGGGTGCTGGCAACCGCCAAAAACACCGCGCTATTGTATATGCCTTGCTTGTACAAAAGTTTAAAAAAGAGTCGGTTTATGCCTAA